The Phragmites australis chromosome 1, lpPhrAust1.1, whole genome shotgun sequence genomic interval CATCCTCTAAGTTCGGGTCAGCAGAGAACAATGACTGATGCTCACCTGCTCTGCGAACAGTAACACTTGCTTTGCTACTGTGCTGTTGCATTCTGTTCTTCCGAACGTTTGGTGTATACATTggtggataattttttttggacaTGAAGCCTTAGAACTTCGGAGTCGTTTTTCTTTATGGAAGAAGCTAAAGATGCAAGTCGATGGGGACGGATCACCTAAATTCGGATGCAAAACGCCCCCATTCTGTCGCTTTTAAGCTAGCGCTCTTCAGCTCTTATGCCATCAACTATTCTAGATGTGCGTTACTCATTTGCCGGTGCAGATTGCAGAAGCATGCGACCGGTTTTCTGCCTCCGGTCCTTCTCACTAACCTGTATCAGACGCTTGACAGAGCAGTTAGGCAGCGACGTCATGGAAATAGCCATCGAACAGTCCAGAAATTCCTCTGTGACCCGAAGATGGCGTTGTGTTATGACTTATATGAGCAAATAATTCATTGCTTCCTTCTTTCTTTAGAACAAGACTGCTGAATATCCCCGTGAAGACCGATGGATACAATGATTCAGGTACGGCTGCAAAAACGAATGTTGCACAAAGACCAATCCACAAAAATTTGAAACGAACCTGCAAGAGAGTTGTCTGTTGTATTGATTAAGAAAAAGCTCGAATGGCAAATGTGCTTGGTTAATTGAAGAAAAATTGAGCAAACACCATGACACACAACGGACACACTACCTAACTAAACTAGACCTAAAGCACCGCAGAGAGACACAGGCAACCTCAACTCTTAGCCATTTGTCTAGCTTGGCTAGACCTGAGATGGTCGACAACGCCCTAAagcgaaaaaaaaaaccacaagGAGGGTTTCTCCAAGTTGACGCCTACAAGGAGGGCACACCGACCAATCCAACATCGGAAATGGGTTTTCATCAAGAGACTCTCCCGGGATTAGCAGGGAACACCAACACACTGCCTCCAGGGAGAGAAACGACGCCTGAGGGCGTCGCCGACGCCGGCATCGGCAAGATGCCAGACTGGGCTTTCGTCTGGTGTTCCTGAACCCACATTGCTGCCAAAACTAAGCAACGTCAGACCTTGACCAAGGCACAACATCGCATAAGGCCCAAAGACAGACTAGACATTGCAGTGGGCCACCAACACACGAAACATGAGAGAAGaatggaagcagttgcatgatGAACCACAAGCTGCCATGATTGAGACTAACCACGACGAGAATACAAAGCTAGGATCTCCGACCACCGGCGACAGAATGACAAGGCACGAAGAGGCAGCCCCTCAGCTTGAAGCAAGATAAATGAAACTCGAGAGCAGCAGGGTGTTGTCCTCGACTCTACGCATGAGCAGCCACCACGCACGTCGACACTGCAAAAGATGGGCCACGTTGACAGGCTCAGGGATATGTAGTCACCATGGTGACACCGCCCATGCTAGCTCGCCAACAACAGGGCCGCTCTCAACCCCACTCAAGGCTGACGGGGTGCCACCAGCATCGGAAGGACCCCGGTGCGCCGCCATCGAACACACCCAATAGAGACACGGCGGGGCCTAGCACACCCACGTCGACCGCGGCACATCCACCTTGGACGAAGACAACGCACCTTCCTAGCTCGCCCGCCGTCTGAATGTGTAGCCCAGTGTCAGAGGCAGCAGCCCCAAAATCTATTGGCGACGCATGGAGCTCGCCAACATCTCGATGGTCGGCCACCAcgaggaaggaggagggtgCCCCTGTGTGGATCCCGTCGGTGGCATGGCGGATCCAATTGTCCCCGTGCGGATCTTGCCGACGGCACAACGGATCTGGTCGTCTCCTCACGGAACCCGCTAGCGGCGCAGCGGATCCGATCGTCCCCGCGTGGTTCCCGCCAGCGGCGCGGCTGGTCTGGACGTCCCCACATGGATCACGCCAGCGGCGTGACAGATCTTGCCCTCTACACAGCCGCGCTCCTACAGGGGAAGAGCCCTGCCAAGCACAACACTACTGCACCAACGCACCGTAGGACATAGCCGCTGGAACAATGAAGAGAAAatgaaagagagggagggagaggagagaaaagGAAGGGAGACGCGACGGAGGCCGCTTGGCTCGGCTGCAACACCGGAGAGACCTGCCGGGGCCAAGGGGGCAAAGTCCTATCACCCCCGAGTTGCCCTGTGGGAGCGACGCGAGGGcacttctctctctcatgtTGGCTTCTCCCCAATCCGTAGTAATGCAAACTAGCAGAGTGTTGAAATTCCTTGAGATGTAAGAGTACAACAAAGAGTACAACAGCAGAGAAAGGACATTAGGTGAGGTGTCTGTTTGGTTCGTAGCCGTATGTTGTCGCATTTTGCCATGACTTGAGTTTACTAAGCAAGCTTAGCACATTAAGAAACTTTTGTAAGGCGTTCAAGTTTTACGAGCAATgggtagcagcagcagctcaaTTACAAAAGAGAAGCAAGCAAACGCCAGTGGCCACTCCTTGTCTGAAACATTTCACTCTCACTGTCTAGTCCCCATCGACGAAGCTATTATGCGGGATCATGCcgcgccacgccacgccacggcTCCACCCGCAAGGAAACGAGAAGCGCCGCTCACATCGTGGGGTGGGGGCACGGCCGCGTTGGATCGATGGAGCCCAGCACTTGCCCACACCCACACTGCTTTTGCACACACCAGTATGTACAGCATCACTTGCGACACAGACATCGGTTCATCCGTTCACCGGTGGCTGGCTGCTGGACGACGGCGACGCCAGCGGCCAGAGGCtggagaaggtggaggagaCGGCGATGCCGGCCATGTTGAGCCCCTTGCTAGTGCCCCAGTCTGGCACCGGCACCCACTGCCACTCGCCGCGCTCGCGGTCGTACGACAGCCACACCAGGTCCCAGGCGCCCCTGCAGTTGGAGATGAGCACCAGCCGGACCACGCCCTCCCGCTCTGCCAGCAGCCCCGTCATCACGGCGTACGGCTTCCGGAACCCGTCGATCAGCTCGGCCGGCACGGAGGCCACCAGCTCCCAGTCGCCTCCCACCACCGACGACGCCCTGAACCCGTACAGGTCCACAGCCGTCACGACCTTGACGCGGTTCCGGCTCGGCGGATCGTCGATCACCGCCGACCGCACCACCGCTGCGCTCCCGTCGCCGTACACGTGCAGCCGGTCGCCGGCGTTGTTCGGGTTGTGCGGCGGGAACCGCGGCCGGAAGAAGACCGGGCGGTCCTCCGCGCCCGGGCCGGAGTACACCATGACGCAGTCCGGCCCGGCGTGCGCTGCGCAGAGGTAGGTGCCGTCTGGAGCGGCCGGCACGGGCGCTGCCCCCTCGGCCAGGACCGCCTCCGACTGCTGCCACGTGTCGGTCTCGGACCGGTACTCGAAGAGGAATGGCGTGTTGTTCACCAGCTCGGCAAACATAAACCTTGCAGGAAAAAAACAAGCATTACACTGACATCAGGGTGATTACACGAATAGCGACATTGATTTAGATTGGGTCTGGAGGAGGTTAGTAGTGCGTGCAAGTTTTCGAGAAATCTCCGGGAGAAAAGAGAGCTGAAAAGGACGGGTACCTAAACCGGTTTGAACCGGGGGGATCGGCGACGAGCTTGAGGCCGAAGCGGCGCCACGAGGAGGTGCCGCGGGGGCCGAGAGGGGACGGCGGGAGGCGGCGCGCGGCGCGGGAGGTGAGGTCGACGACCACGAGCTCGCGGCGGCCGTTGGCGGCGAACAGGAacgagctgccggaggcggcgagGAAGTAGAGGTCCTCGCCGGGGGGTACGGCGGGGGCGAGGATCGCGGAGACGGGGATGCGGAACCAGCGTCCCGACGGCCCGTGGAAGCCCCGGATCGCGGCGTCGCGCGGGGGAAGCTTCTTGAAGAGGAGGAGCCACGCGGCGGCCGGGCCGGGCCCCGAGGAGGCTGAGGAGAGATGGTACAGGCGGCGGAAGTCCGGGGAAGTGATGAGGTGCGAGAGCGGGCGCGCGACGGAGCGGACGCGGAGGAGCTCCGGCAcggcgaggcggaggaggatcTCGTGGAGGAGCTCCGACGGGAGGAGCAGCAGGGGGCCCAGGGCGGCCGAGCTCGCCGGAGAGGGGTGGTGCTCGCCGGCGAGGGGGTGGTCGGACATGGGAGGGGTTAGGTGAGGTTTAATTCTTCTTGGGATCGGAGCTTGTTTGGGGGACAAGTTCTGTGCCGGCTGCCTTTTATACAGGGTGGGAGACGGTTTTGGTTGTTGACCTGCTAAGTTAAATCTGTATTTTATAGGGCTTTTATTCagtgtttttcttctttttcttttgctttccgTTTTGTGGTTGGGATGAAAAGGATGTGCTTGTAGGGCACACTTTGTTGCTGTTGaagaataattttattttctatccGATGGACGGTGCATGATCTCATCAAAATGGTTTTGTTTTGTCGAATGTATAGCTATGGGTTAAAACTAGTTTTTacatttatttgtgcatctaaaTAAGATCCAAGTGGTATGAGAAGACCATCGTGTATAGTACAAAAGTAAAAAAAGGGACTATTAAAATTGAGAGAAAACTCAGTTATTACTTATACTCTAACTTGCTATTCAAGTTCATCGTTTGCTACAGCTAGTAatctatatattattatttgagtgttaaaaatAGTTATCATGATCGCTCTTAACACCacgaaattaccacattaatcgaggaaaaagaaaaagatatagatcactcattgttatcaacgtctaacggtctagattaaattaaatagttcatatcaaatacgattaataaatagctaaatttggaattaaaatttattaaaaaattagtaTTTCGATTTCTATAAGGTTTGGATAGCAAAAtaactaaataaagagtccaattaaaataaaattaataataattgaaattagggttaaaatagaaaaaagatccatatcaaatatagtcttagaaaaaaatcaaatacctaaataaaaagtccatataaaatacaattaatcaatagtaaaatttataataaaaataatgaaaaaatttaaaattcttaCTACGACAATAGATTCAGAAGCACCGTGTAACTCAAGGTCGTCATCGCATCAAGCAAGCAGCAGGCAAGACACAACATGCAGGCGAGGCAAATATATTCTGATTTTAGTTGGACTTCCTACGCATGACATACGATTTCAACAGATAATCAAAACGTATTCGAATTGaactaatacatgtatataatttgggtacaagtttagagcacagataattttctcttttcctaacttattttttatatcttcttctaattttatacgTTTTATAATTAAATTACACTAACATCATAAAAAAGCTAAACAAACcaatttttaatcaaaagttatcgtagTAAAATATTACAGCGAGACTAATCACGCTATTAGTATCTGCCACCTTGCTAGTTGCAATAAAACACAAGGCATGCACAATCTGCTCTTAGGAATGGCACCGTACCTTTCTACCCAAGATAATTATTTAGTCTTGATGCTCAAGTAAAGATTATAATCTCACTCAACAAAAGAAGCGGGAAAATCAACCGAATTTCAAGTGCTCCGTCTTAGAGAGACTCCATGCGGGACCAATCAATATCCACTCCTCCAAAAAGGAAGTCACTTCCCATCTATTTGCACGGAAATAACGAAGGAAAAGGGGAAGTAGCATCCAGAGTAGTGGCCACTTGAGCAAGAGCCATCACAAACTTTGCTCCGCCTACAAAAAATGTGACTGGTGAGGCGTGAGCCCGTGACACGCATTCATATTCAGCCTGTGATCCTTTTTTTATTCATACAGAAGTACATAAAAAGGGGAGAAACTTGAAGGTGAGTctaaaaaaaaagggagaagaaAGCAGAAGTCATATTCGATCTTTAATTACGTTTTCAATCATGCCATGCATGGATTAAACATTGTGGAGTGAGGTGCAAAGACTCTCTTTTGTGCAAGGAAGCAGATAGCTCTAGCTCTCTAGCAGGAGTGAACTCTGAATTTCTTGTATatccaaacatttttttttccgaaGACTTTTATCCAGGGATATGTTGACCAACATTGCTTTCTTGGATGCTCAATTATTTGGAAATTTGAATTATGCAGCCCAATAATAGATAACAGCATTAACTTCATTTCTCTGAGACCTCAGCTTCACACTGTGATAACAAGTCAT includes:
- the LOC133916630 gene encoding uncharacterized protein LOC133916630, producing the protein MSDHPLAGEHHPSPASSAALGPLLLLPSELLHEILLRLAVPELLRVRSVARPLSHLITSPDFRRLYHLSSASSGPGPAAAWLLLFKKLPPRDAAIRGFHGPSGRWFRIPVSAILAPAVPPGEDLYFLAASGSSFLFAANGRRELVVVDLTSRAARRLPPSPLGPRGTSSWRRFGLKLVADPPGSNRFRFMFAELVNNTPFLFEYRSETDTWQQSEAVLAEGAAPVPAAPDGTYLCAAHAGPDCVMVYSGPGAEDRPVFFRPRFPPHNPNNAGDRLHVYGDGSAAVVRSAVIDDPPSRNRVKVVTAVDLYGFRASSVVGGDWELVASVPAELIDGFRKPYAVMTGLLAEREGVVRLVLISNCRGAWDLVWLSYDRERGEWQWVPVPDWGTSKGLNMAGIAVSSTFSSLWPLASPSSSSQPPVNG